The sequence gaggcaggagaatcacttgaacctgggaggcggaggttgcagtgagctgagatcatgccattgtactccagcttgggtgacaagagtgaaactccatctcaaaaaaaaaagatagaagtgGAAGTTTCTACTGGAGGACCGGTACTGTGCCAGGCCATTAACACTTTAGATGTTGGATTATGGAAAAGTTGGGGTGGGATGTGGTTCTGGAGGAGAAGCCAGTATGTGTGGGGTGTCAGGGGAGTGGTATTTTATCAATTGttaggaaaatatttgaatatctaGGCCCCAGATGAATGTCACAAGTAGTGGTTATCCTTGTATAATAAGTGGCTGGGCTCCCAGATTGGAGGTGCCCAGGCCTGGAAAAGGGTATATTACAGGAAGGAGTCGCCATGAAGCCAGTAGTTGTTGCTATGGCAATGGGAAGGGCTCCCAGGCTCCAGCATACAGTGGGGGAGGGTTCTGCTGGAAGTGAGTCAGGCAGGCAAGGcctgagatttttttctctcaggCTCTGGCGCCCTCCATGGACTGGCTTGAGTTCCTGTCTTTCTTGCTGTCACCATTGGAGTTGAGTGACTCTGAGCCTGTGGTGGTGTATGGGATGGATTATTTGCAACAGGTGTCAGAGCTCATCAACCGCACAGAACCAAGGTGTGGGGGGATCCCAAGGTGAGGGTGGGTTCCGTGGAGGTCTCCAgcaaggctgggcatagtggacTGGCCCAGCCACACAGAACAACATTTGATAATGCCATGAGCCTTCCAAACATCAAATCAGAATGCCTATGGGCTTTTCATCTGTGCTAGGGTTTCAGGGTTCTCCCTGTGATCTCTGTTCCCACACCTCTCTCCAACCTGACCTCTACAGGCAGGTATGTGGCCCCGGGGCCAAAGAGGAACTCTGGGACAGCTTCCACATATGCCTCTCAGGACTCCTGCAGCCTGCATGTTCCTAGGGGCTGGTTTGGGGGGTGGAAAGGGCATCCCACCTgcccttttcttattttctggtcTGGTTGTCAGCATCCTGAACAATTACCTGATCTGGAACCTAGTGCAAAAGACAACCTCAAGCCTGGACCGACGCTTTGAGTCTGCACAAGAGAAGCTGCTGGAGACCCTCTATGGCACTAAGAAGGTGGGCTCTCTGACTTTACCTCCACGTTCTGATCCAGTCTAGCTGATGCTGCACGCCTTCAGTGTATCAGGCACCATGTGCCTCATGGTGCACAGGTGCATACTATGGAGCGCAGAATTTGGAAGCAAGCCGACTTGGGTTCCAACCCCAACTCATTCATTTTCTAGCCTGTAGGACCTTGGGCATGTcacctctgaaagtgctggaattacaggcatgagccaccgtgcccagcccacaacTAATTTTATATCCAGTCAGTCGCCCATGCAAGAAACATGAGAGTCACTCCAGTGACTCTCAGGACACTCTCAGTGACACTCTCCATTTTCTGCTCTGTAAAGCAGGAATAACTTGGAGGGTTGTCAAGAAGAGTATTAGCTGAGTTAACATAAGTGAAGCATCTACACAGTAAATGGTATGTATAGGCACTCAGCTTCGATGAGGAGGATGGAGAGGATATAATAAATAATGCAGTATTTAGTTTCAAGATGCCCCATTAAGTGGGGGGAGTGGACATGTAaacaaatacattatattttgtGGTGATAAGTGCTCACACTGAGTGAAAGACTTTTGTGCTATAGGACGGAGGTGGGACAGCACATTTCACCTGGGGGGTTGGTGGGGAAGGGCATCAGAGAAGCGTTTTCTGAGAGGTGCCATGTGATGGAAAAGTTCACCAAGAAAGCTGAGGAGAAGGGCATTCCAGGGACAAGGAACGCCATGTGCAAATTCCTAGAGGCCAAAAGGAGCATGGTGGCTTTACACATATTCTGGCATGAGCTTGAGAAGAGGGCAACCGAGAGGCAGGGTTTGGTAAGGTGGGCATGGGGCACTCGGGAAGGGACCTGAATATTGTGTCGAGAAGTCCGGCCTTGATTGTTTCACAGATGGGGCTCCATGGGAGTAGCCATGGAGAGGAGAAACACAATTGGGTTATGTATGAGATGATATTTCTGGTGGCTAAATGGAAGATGGAGGGGAGCAGCAGGGACACGAGGATGAGAATGGAGTCGGGGTGTCCAGTTAAGAGGCAATTgcaggctgggcggggtggctcatgcctgtaatctcagcactttgggaggccaaggtgggcggatcacttgaagtcaggagttcaaaaccatcctggctaagacggtgaaaccccatctctaccaaaaatacaaaattttggccgggcatggtggcaggtgcctttagtctcagctacttgggaggctgaggcaggagaatggcatgaacccgggaggtggagcttgcagtgaactgagactgcgccatggcactccagcctgggtaacagagtgagactccgtctcaaaaaaaaaaaaaaaaaaagtcaagtttgggtgtggtggctcaagcctgtaatcccagcactttgggaggccaagatgggcggatcacaaggtcaggagattgagaccatcctggctaacatggtgaaaccccgtctctactaaaacaaacaaaaaaactagctgggcgagggggcaggcgcctgtagtcccagctactcgggaggctgaggcaggagaatggtgtaaacctgggaggcggagcttgcagtgagctgagatttggccactgcactccagcctcagcaacagagcaagattcggtcccaaaaaaaaaaaaaaaaaaaagtcaaagtagTTGAATGTGGGGGTTAGGGAGATGGAGGAAGCTGGAGTGACTCCCAGGTTTCTTGCATGGGAGACTGACTGGATATAAAATTAgttgtgggccgggcacagtgggtcatgcctgtaatcccagcactttgggaggtcaaagcgggcagatcgcttgagctcaggagttcaagaccagcctgggaaacatggtgagaccccatctctactaaaaatacaaaagaaaatagcctggcatggtggcatgtgcctggggtcccagctactcgggaggctgaggtgggaggatcacttgagcctgggggacagaggttgcagtgagcagtgattgcaccactatactccagcctgggtgatagagtgagaccctgtctcaaaaaaagacagatGTGGCACTGAGCAAACCCAGGACTCTGTTGTCCAGAGCTAAGAAGGGCTGCTAGCCCCAGTAACAGAGAAAGGCCCTCTGACTGGAGGACATAGCCATCTCTGGGGGCCTGGCTCTTTGTCCCTTAACAGTCCTGTGTGCCGAGGTGGCAGACCTGCATCTCCAACACAGATGACGCCCTTGGCTTCGCTTTGGGCTCCCTCTTCGTGAAGGCCACATTTGACCGGCAAAGCAAAGAAATTGTGAGTCTACAAGATTATTTCAATGCTATGCCCTCAAAATTGACTGTTCATGTATGTGCGGACATATAGAAAAACAatgggggccaggcgtggtggctcatgcttgtaatcccaacactttgggggaccaaggcagatgaatcacgaggtcagaagttcgagaccagcctggccaacatggtgaaaccccgtctctctaaaaatacaaaaaattagccaggtgtggtggcgggtgtctgtaatcccagctacctgggaggctgaggcaggagaatcacttgaacccaggaggcggaggttgccgtgaggcgagatcgtgccagtgcactccagccttggtcgacagagtgagactccgtctcaaaaaaaaaaaaaaaaacaaacaaggctgggcgcggtggctcacgcctgtaatcccagcactttgggaggccgaggcgggcgaatcacaaggtcaggagatggagactatcctggctaacatggtaaaaccccgtctctactaaaaaagacaaaaaaattagccgggtgtggtggcgggagcctgtagtcccagctactcaggaggctgaggcaggagaatggtgtgaacccaggaagcagagcttgcagtgagcagagatcacgccgctgcactccagcctgggcaacagagcgagactccatctcaaaaaaaaaataaaaaaaccaaagaaaaacaacTGGATGTAAATTCATGAACAAATGAAGTGCTGCTTTGGGCAGTGGGATTATAAGCGTCCTTTAAAGTTGTCTATGTGTTTATGTTTATATAactagaagaaatatttatttattaggaTATTATAATGGATGTGCTTAAAGTATTACCTGTAAGGATGTTTATGGTTTTTATGGCAATGTTGTTTATCATAGCAGAAAATAAGAACTGGTTAAATGTCCAACTATagagtaaaggaaaaataaattgtggttAGGATGGGTTGTGAGGATCCTTAAACAGCTGATATATCTTTCAGTGAAAAAAGTagattacaaaaaatatatacctaatacaacataattccatattttatGTGCATATCAGGGGAGGGAAAAACTCTAGAAGTGGGTaatcaaaatgttaaaagaacTTACCTATGAATGAGTGATTTATAGctggtctgttttctttttcaattctcagttttccaaattttctgtgaATGCCCTCTTTTCATAATCAGATAAAAATCATTGCactaggctgggcacgatggctcacgcctgtaatcccagcactttgggaggctgaggtgggtggatcacgtggtcaggagttcaagaccaacctgaccaagatggtgaaaccccatctctagtaaaaatacaaaaattagcccggcatggtggcaggcgcctgtaatcctagctacttgggaggctgaggcaggagaattgcttgaacccgggaggcggaggttgcagtgagctgagatcgcgccactgcactccatcctgggtgacacagccagactctgtctcgaaaaaaaaaaaatcggccgggcgcggtggctcaagcctgtaatcccagcactttgggaggccgagacgggcggatcacgaggtcaggagatcgagaccatcctggctaacacggtgaaaccccgtctctactaaaaaaatacaaaaaactatctgggcgacgtggcgggcgcctgtagtcccagctagtcgggaggctgaggcaggagaatggcgtaaacccgggaggcggagcttgcagtgagctgagatccggccactgcactctagcctgggcagcagagtgagactccgtctcaaaaaaaaaaaaaaaaaaaaatcattgcactATATTAAATTATGATATTAATTTGATGAACTTATTgtcaattaaaatgtttatttaattaagaaaaaagccAGCCACAATCCCAGTACCTTTACAAATGGTGTTTCCTTCTTGTCCTCTCTAGGTGCTCAGCTGTATTTCATTAGTCTAGGCGTTCCCATTTCCCCTGGGGGGACAGGGATGGGGCACCAGGGTGGATGGGGGGCGGGGCAAGGATGCATTCAGTGCAGGGGGAGGCTGACtttgcctcctccctcccaggcAGAGGGGATGATCAGCGAAATCCGGACTGCATTTGAGGAGGCCCTGGGACAGCTGGTTTGGATGGATGAGAAGACCCGCCAGGCAGCCAAGGAGAAAGTGAGCGGTGGCTAGAGTTGGGGCGCCATCTTGAGGTGGGGTTCAAGGATACAGTTTTGCTAGGAACCTGGGGAAGGAAACAAACCCTTAACCTGGTCTCTTCAGGCAGACGCCATCTATGATATGATTGGTTTCCCAGACTTTATCCTGGAGCCCAAAGAGCTGGATGATGTTTATGATGGGGTGAGTACCTGAGCTCATCAGTGCTGAACCTCAGCCCTGTAGAGGACACTGTTCTTTGGGCTTAGTAACTGGGGCTCAAGCACTGGGAAAGAGGTGTTCGTCGGTTTCTTTTAGAGGCAGATGGAGGTAACCAGCATTGTTAAAGTGTTGGCTCTGTGTCAGGCTGCAGGCCAAACAGCAGTGAAATATAGTGTTAACGAGCCAAGATTTGGAGTCAAGCCTAATCATATTCTGTTTCTACCCCTAACTTGGTAACCTTAACAAAACCTCTCTAGGCCTCGGtttcattttctgtaaaatgggggtccTACTAGTGcctatctcatagggttgttgtgagataAATGAGTGcagtatgtaaaaaaaaaaaaaaaatagcacccGTAACATAAATGCCCTTTAAATATTGCCGATTATGGTTTACTAgatattttacagttgaggaaactgaggtttggagagATACTGAGTAGCCAAACTGGGGCTATTATCTTCTCCAATGgattctcttgctctctttctacTTCCCACCTTTCCCATAGTACGAAGTTTCTGAAGATTCTTTCTTCCAAAACATGTTGAATTTGTACAACTTCTCTGCCAAGGTGATGGCTGACCAGCTCCGCAAGCCTCCCAGCCGAGACCAGTGAGAATGAGGGGGCGGACATAGACACTAGGGGCGGCGGGAGAGGTGGGGAAAGGTTTCCTGGGATGGGGGAAAAGGGTGGCAAGATTGCTCCCAGACCAGAGGCCCCAGGCCCTTGCAGGAGGTAGGTGGGGCagggctgctgggaggggaaCAGTGTCAGGAGAGTCGGGAGCCTCagcctctccctcttcctcctccaggtgGAGCATGACCCCCCAGACAGTGAATGCCTACTACCTTCCAACTAAGAATGAGATCGTCTTCCCCGCTGGCATCCTGCAGGCCCCCTTCTATGCCCGCAACCACCCCAAGTGTGTCTGAAGCAGGAGGGGCTGGGTGCTGGGGCCTGGgcctgtggctgagctgggagCAGGGCTAGAGGTGGGATTCAGAAGTACCCCCACCATGTCCTCACTTGCCATTCCTCACCTACCAGGGCCCTGAACTTTGGTGGTATCGGTGTGGTCATGGGCCACGAGTTGACACATGCCTTTGATGACCAAGGTAGGGGCCCATGGAGTCATCCCCTGGAGCCTAGAATTCCCAGTGGCTCCTGCAGGGCCTTGGGACATTGATGTAGCCCCAAGGGACCTGTAGTCTATGGACCAGGGCTGGTGGGGGCACTGCTGCCCCCGAGATGAGCTCTGGTTTTGGTGGGGTGCAAAGGTGAGTTCTCCTTAGGGCGCGAGTATGACAAAGAAGGGAACCTGCGGCCTTGGTGGCAGAATGAGTCACTGGCAGCCTTCCGGAACCACACGGCCTGCATGGAGGAACAGTACAATCAATACCAGGTCAATGGGGAGAGGCTCAACGGCCGCCAGACGCTGGGGGAGAACATTGCCGACAACGGGGGTTTGAAGGCTGCCTACAATGTGAGTGGCCTGACCAGCCCTCCAGCGGCTGAGGCCTGCTGGCCTGGGGTGAAAGGTGCTGGGTGGATGGGGGCAGGCCTGGATGGGCTTGCTGCCCACTGTTCTGTCCCCAGGCTTACAAAGCGTGGCTGAGAAAGCATGGGGAGGAGCAGCAGCTGCCAGCCGTGGGGCTCACTAACCACCAGCTCTTCTTCGTGGGATTTGCCCAGGTATCACCCTCCGGGAAGGCCTGGGGTCTGCCCCTTTGTCCTGCTCCCTCCTGAGTATGTCATTAGGAGAAGTCTGGGGCATGTGTCAAAGGGGCTGGGGaatggggctgaggctggggcgtGAAAGGTGGGCTGGGAAGGCCTGTGCCCAGAGCCTTTCGGCCAGCCGGGGCCCACAAAGGCAGCCTGAAGAGGCCTGAGCAGGAGAACGCCTCGGTAGGATTTTACATAGCTCAAAGGGCAGGGTTGCGTGCTTGAGGGGCACAGGGTGGGGCAAAGGGTGGCAAAGGGGACAAACATTGATCCTCACGCTGTTCCTGTGAGGAAGGCATGCAGGAAACTAAAGCTCGGGACGCAGAGTGGCCTGTCTGGGGCTGCCCAGGAATAgagtaagtggcagagcaaggACTCAGGCAGAACCTCCACTGGGCAGCCACAGCAGGCAGCTTCCGGGGCTCCGCTTTTTCCCCTCGTCATGTCCATGCTGGGCAGCCCGATGTCCAGGGCAATTTTGGAAGGAACTTGGGAGGGGCTGCAGCGGTGGTGGTTTGTGTCTCTGGGACAGCTGTAGCCGACTCTAAGGCCCGGCTCCACACTAGACACCATATGTCCCCATGTCTGTCCTGGCCTGCAGGTATGGTGCTCGGTCCGCACACCAGAGAGCTCTCACGAGGGGCTAGTGACCGACCCCCACAGCCCTGCCCGCTTCCGCGTGCTGGGCACTCTCTCCAACTCCCGTGACTTCCTGCGGCACTTCGGCTGCCCTGTCGGCTCCCCCATGAACCCGGggcagctgtgtgaggtgtggtAGACCTGGATCAGGGAAGAAATGGCCGGCTGTCACCAGACCTGGGGCAGCTCTCCCAACAAAGCTGTTTGCTCTTGGGTTGGGAGGAAGCAGATGCAAGCTGGGCTGGGTCTAGTCCCTCCCCACCACAGGCAACACGAGTACAGTCCCTCACTCCCCACCACAGGTGACACAAGTACAGTCCCTCCTCAATCACCACATTGTGCCTCTGCTTTGGGGGTGCCCCTGCCTCCAGCAGAGCCCCCACCATTCACTGTGACATCTTTCCCTGTCACCCTGCCTGGAAGAAGTCTGGGCAGGGAGGCCAGTTCCCACGGGAAGGAGTCTGCCTCTTCTGGCCCCAAGCTTACTCAGCCTGGCGGCCATGGGGCCTGCCGTGCCTGCCCCACTCTGACCTGCAGGCCTGGATGGTGTACCTTCTGGACTTCTCCCCAGGCTCACTCAGTGCGTACTTAAGGGTGGACTCAGCTCTGTCTGGCTCACCCTCAGGGGCTACCCGCACCTCACCCTGTGCTCCTTGTGTCACTGCTCCCAGTGCTGCTGCTGACCCTCACTGACAGCTCCTAGTGGAAGCCCAAGGGCCTCTGAAAGCCTCCTGCTGCCCACCGTTTCCCTGGGCCGAGAGGGGAAGTGCATATGTGTAGCGGGTACTGGTTCCTGTGTCTTAGGGCACAAGCCTTAGCAGGTGATTGATTCTGCCTAGACCAAGCAGGAAAGCAGATAGAGCAGGGAAAAGGAAGAACAGagtttatttttacagaaaagagGGTGGGAGGGTGTGGTCTTGGCCCTTATAGGACCCTGTGCCAATAAATAGACATGCATCCGTCAGCCTGTCTCTTCCTTCAGTCCTGTTTTCATGGATCCATTCACTCATTCCACCAGTGTCTACAGAGCAACTACTGTATGCCAGCCACTCTCCTCAATGCTCATTTACTCACTCAGCAGATACAGGGGACTGAGATTTGAAGCccagagaagacagagaaagagaggcaggATGGAGGAATGGAAGGAAGTTGAGTCTGGCTGGGCAGAATACATTGTCTGCTAACTGGTGGCCATAGCCCCATCCCCAGCTGTTCTACAGCTGGAAGGATTTGCTGCTTCCCTCCACTGGTGCATGCAGCCGGGCCTGACACTGAGTCTGGGTAACTACTGGGCCAGGGTCAACTTGGAAGATGGGCAGCCCTTACCCTGCAGTGGTGGGAAGTCCTGGGCGAGGTAGCATATCACTCCCTGAGCTCCCAGAGCTCAAAGCCCTGGCCTCCGCTTGTAGCTGAAAAGACAAACATTTCCTTCTAGCCTCAAAGACTCAGAGCTCCTGAGAGTCACTCATTCCACCTACACGCACTCATCAGGCCTACCAAGTGCCAGGCACAGAGACTGAGCATATGGACTCTACCCTCCAGAgtgagggagggaaaaggaacaTTGACTGAATACCTCCTGTGTTCCAGGCACCTGTGCTAGGTGgctcatttctttattcattcatccatttattaagTTATACTTTCATAggcttattttcaaaaaatatattgatttatcaacaatgtgtcaggcactggtgatataaaaatgaataggATAGGTgaggtggtgcacctgtagtcccaactactcaggaggctgaggtgggaggattgctggagctcaagagttcaaatccagcgtgggcaacatagcaagacctcatctcttagaaaaacaaacaaacaaaaaacctgatgAATGAGAAGTTTCTTCTTCCCTTAGGTGACTCTTCTTCTGTTGGCACTTCCACCTTTATGAGCTCACCTAATCCTTGCAGCAATAGCCCTTTACAAATACTCTagtctccattttacaaatctAACCCTAACTACTACACTGCAGTCAAAGAGAGCTGGGCTGAAATGGAAGCTCTGATAGTTTTGTGAGCTTCAGCTCATTCCCTAACCtccatgagcctcagtttcttcacctatgAAATGAGAACTACAGCAAAACAGTGGAAAGAGTCCAATctcaattatctttattttttatttttgagatggagtctcgctctgtcacccaggctggactgcagtggtgcaacctccgcctcctgggttcaagtgattctcctccctcagcctcccaagtagctgggattactggcatgcgccaccacacctagctaatttttgtatttttagtagagatggggtttcaccatgttggcctggctgatctcaaactcctgacctcaagtgatccgcctgcctcaccctctcaaagagctgggattacaggtgtgagccatagcacccggCCTCAATCTCAATTCTCTTTAAAACTCAGTGCTctaggcggggcgcggtggctcacgcctataatcccagtgctttgggaggccgaggcaggtgtatcacaaggtctggtgtttgagaccagcctggccaacatggtgaaaccccatctctactaaaaatacaaaaattagctgggtgtggtggcgcatgcctgtaatcccagctacttgggaggctgaggcaggagagattgcttgaactgggacctgggaggtggaggttgtagtgagctgagattgcaccactgcactccagcctgggctacagatcaagactacgtctcaaaaacaaacaaacaaaaacacaaaaaaaaccttagtGCTCTCCAAGGTGCAAGTAGGGATGAGTTTGTTCAGTCTGGAAGGGGAGGAGTGAAGCTCTGGTAATGATTGCTGCTGGTCCTTGGCCCCTTGGTGAATGGCACT is a genomic window of Macaca mulatta isolate MMU2019108-1 chromosome 2, T2T-MMU8v2.0, whole genome shotgun sequence containing:
- the ECE2 gene encoding endothelin-converting enzyme 2 isoform X1, with translation MNVALQELGAGNNMVEYKRATLRDEDATETPVEGGASPDAMEVGKGASPFSPGPSPGMTPSTPRSSGLFWRVTCPHLRSISGLCSRTMVGFQKGTRQLLGSRTQLELALAGVSLLLAALLLGCLVALGVQYHRDPSHSTCLTEACIRVAGKILESLDRGVSPCEDFYQFSCGGWIRRNPLPDGRSRWNTFNSLWDQNQAILKHLLENTTFNSSSEAERKTQRFYLSCLQVERIEELGAQPLRDLIDKIGGWNITGPWDQDNFMEVLKAVAGTYRATPFFTVYISADSKSSNSNVIQVDQSGLFLPSRDYYLNRTANEKVLTAYLDYMEELGMLLGGRPTSTREQMQQVLELEVQLANITVPQDQRRDEEKIYHKMSISELQALAPSMDWLEFLSFLLSPLELSDSEPVVVYGMDYLQQVSELINRTEPSILNNYLIWNLVQKTTSSLDRRFESAQEKLLETLYGTKKSCVPRWQTCISNTDDALGFALGSLFVKATFDRQSKEIAEGMISEIRTAFEEALGQLVWMDEKTRQAAKEKADAIYDMIGFPDFILEPKELDDVYDGYEVSEDSFFQNMLNLYNFSAKVMADQLRKPPSRDQWSMTPQTVNAYYLPTKNEIVFPAGILQAPFYARNHPKALNFGGIGVVMGHELTHAFDDQGREYDKEGNLRPWWQNESLAAFRNHTACMEEQYNQYQVNGERLNGRQTLGENIADNGGLKAAYNAYKAWLRKHGEEQQLPAVGLTNHQLFFVGFAQVWCSVRTPESSHEGLVTDPHSPARFRVLGTLSNSRDFLRHFGCPVGSPMNPGQLCEVW
- the ECE2 gene encoding endothelin-converting enzyme 2 isoform X9, coding for MNVALQELGAGNNMVEYKRATLRDEDATETPVEGGASPDAMEVGFQKGTRQLLGSRTQLELALAGVSLLLAALLLGCLVALGVQYHRDPSHSTCLTEACIRVAGKILESLDRGVSPCEDFYQFSCGGWIRRNPLPDGRSRWNTFNSLWDQNQAILKHLLENTTFNSSSEAERKTQRFYLSCLQVERIEELGAQPLRDLIDKIGGWNITGPWDQDNFMEVLKAVAGTYRATPFFTVYISADSKSSNSNVIQVDQSGLFLPSRDYYLNRTANEKVLTAYLDYMEELGMLLGGRPTSTREQMQQVLELEVQLANITVPQDQRRDEEKIYHKMSISELQALAPSMDWLEFLSFLLSPLELSDSEPVVVYGMDYLQQVSELINRTEPSILNNYLIWNLVQKTTSSLDRRFESAQEKLLETLYGTKKSCVPRWQTCISNTDDALGFALGSLFVKATFDRQSKEIAEGMISEIRTAFEEALGQLVWMDEKTRQAAKEKYEVSEDSFFQNMLNLYNFSAKVMADQLRKPPSRDQWSMTPQTVNAYYLPTKNEIVFPAGILQAPFYARNHPKALNFGGIGVVMGHELTHAFDDQGREYDKEGNLRPWWQNESLAAFRNHTACMEEQYNQYQVNGERLNGRQTLGENIADNGGLKAAYNAYKAWLRKHGEEQQLPAVGLTNHQLFFVGFAQVWCSVRTPESSHEGLVTDPHSPARFRVLGTLSNSRDFLRHFGCPVGSPMNPGQLCEVW
- the ECE2 gene encoding endothelin-converting enzyme 2 isoform X2 — translated: MNVALQELGAGNNMVEYKRATLRDEDATETPVEGGASPDAMEVGKGASPFSPGPSPGMTPSTPRSSGLFWRVTCPHLRSISGLCSRTMVGFQKGTRQLLGSRTQLELALAGVSLLLAALLLGCLVALGVQYHRDPSHSTCLTEACIRVAGKILESLDRGVSPCEDFYQFSCGGWIRRNPLPDGRSRWNTFNSLWDQNQAILKHLLENTTFNSSSEAERKTQRFYLSCLQVERIEELGAQPLRDLIDKIGGWNITGPWDQDNFMEVLKAVAGTYRATPFFTVYISADSKSSNSNVIQVDQSGLFLPSRDYYLNRTANEKVLTAYLDYMEELGMLLGGRPTSTREQMQQVLELEVQLANITVPQDQRRDEEKIYHKMSISELQALAPSMDWLEFLSFLLSPLELSDSEPVVVYGMDYLQQVSELINRTEPSILNNYLIWNLVQKTTSSLDRRFESAQEKLLETLYGTKKSCVPRWQTCISNTDDALGFALGSLFVKATFDRQSKEIAEGMISEIRTAFEEALGQLVWMDEKTRQAAKEKYEVSEDSFFQNMLNLYNFSAKVMADQLRKPPSRDQWSMTPQTVNAYYLPTKNEIVFPAGILQAPFYARNHPKALNFGGIGVVMGHELTHAFDDQGREYDKEGNLRPWWQNESLAAFRNHTACMEEQYNQYQVNGERLNGRQTLGENIADNGGLKAAYNAYKAWLRKHGEEQQLPAVGLTNHQLFFVGFAQVWCSVRTPESSHEGLVTDPHSPARFRVLGTLSNSRDFLRHFGCPVGSPMNPGQLCEVW
- the ECE2 gene encoding endothelin-converting enzyme 2 isoform X10; the encoded protein is MNVALQELGAGNNVGFQKGTRQLLGSRTQLELALAGVSLLLAALLLGCLVALGVQYHRDPSHSTCLTEACIRVAGKILESLDRGVSPCEDFYQFSCGGWIRRNPLPDGRSRWNTFNSLWDQNQAILKHLLENTTFNSSSEAERKTQRFYLSCLQVERIEELGAQPLRDLIDKIGGWNITGPWDQDNFMEVLKAVAGTYRATPFFTVYISADSKSSNSNVIQVDQSGLFLPSRDYYLNRTANEKVLTAYLDYMEELGMLLGGRPTSTREQMQQVLELEVQLANITVPQDQRRDEEKIYHKMSISELQALAPSMDWLEFLSFLLSPLELSDSEPVVVYGMDYLQQVSELINRTEPSILNNYLIWNLVQKTTSSLDRRFESAQEKLLETLYGTKKSCVPRWQTCISNTDDALGFALGSLFVKATFDRQSKEIAEGMISEIRTAFEEALGQLVWMDEKTRQAAKEKADAIYDMIGFPDFILEPKELDDVYDGYEVSEDSFFQNMLNLYNFSAKVMADQLRKPPSRDQWSMTPQTVNAYYLPTKNEIVFPAGILQAPFYARNHPKALNFGGIGVVMGHELTHAFDDQGREYDKEGNLRPWWQNESLAAFRNHTACMEEQYNQYQVNGERLNGRQTLGENIADNGGLKAAYNAYKAWLRKHGEEQQLPAVGLTNHQLFFVGFAQVWCSVRTPESSHEGLVTDPHSPARFRVLGTLSNSRDFLRHFGCPVGSPMNPGQLCEVW
- the ECE2 gene encoding endothelin-converting enzyme 2 isoform X3, with translation MNVALQELGAGNNMVEYKRATLRDEDATETPVEGGASPDAMEVGKGASPFSPGPSPGMTPSTPRSSGLFWRVTCPHLRSISGLCSRTMVGFQKGTRQLLGSRTQLELALAGVSLLLAALLLGCLVALGVQYHRDPSHSTCLTEACIRVAGKILESLDRGVSPCEDFYQFSCGGWIRRNPLPDGRSRWNTFNSLWDQNQAILKHLLENTTFNSSSEAERKTQRFYLSCLQVERIEELGAQPLRDLIDKIGGWNITGPWDQDNFMEVLKAVAGTYRATPFFTVYISADSKSSNSNVIQVDQSGLFLPSRDYYLNRTANEKVLTAYLDYMEELGMLLGGRPTSTREQMQQVLELEVQLANITVPQDQRRDEEKIYHKMSISELQALAPSMDWLEFLSFLLSPLELSDSEPVVVYGMDYLQQVSELINRTEPSILNNYLIWNLVQKTTSSLDRRFESAQEKLLETLYGTKKAEGMISEIRTAFEEALGQLVWMDEKTRQAAKEKADAIYDMIGFPDFILEPKELDDVYDGYEVSEDSFFQNMLNLYNFSAKVMADQLRKPPSRDQWSMTPQTVNAYYLPTKNEIVFPAGILQAPFYARNHPKALNFGGIGVVMGHELTHAFDDQGREYDKEGNLRPWWQNESLAAFRNHTACMEEQYNQYQVNGERLNGRQTLGENIADNGGLKAAYNAYKAWLRKHGEEQQLPAVGLTNHQLFFVGFAQVWCSVRTPESSHEGLVTDPHSPARFRVLGTLSNSRDFLRHFGCPVGSPMNPGQLCEVW